Proteins from a single region of Apium graveolens cultivar Ventura chromosome 7, ASM990537v1, whole genome shotgun sequence:
- the LOC141671505 gene encoding uncharacterized protein LOC141671505 — protein sequence MVIGIKAPNRRGPSVQLEYQIHLHEIRPWPPSQSLKSLRSAVIQWEHNDKYSGTTNPAVPEGGPNVGDGKIQFNHTFRLPVTLFRDGQAFHKNCLELNLFEPRRDRTVKGQLLATAIIDLAEYVFLKEATSITAPMNCNRVLSNKAPPVLFLKIQRVQRNHAKSLTRDGQLRNASLDRNGSVSALMNEEYAEEAEISSSTDDDVSSHSSTMVLSSTVLSQGDPSPDKKENITTTLKDGTIDLNVHVLALRERLRETTIKPATKRHDSLKESKSFSSSTDLSSDSESKENIHSPNSNSREPSFMLIENTIGTRSVQSLISSIAYEERDDKVVIYRSTNEKDNLVEHSLENTEMVADFDNIQNGNALDKNCENPQESGTERLILNENLQHFIVDERLIRSPPDDARMQSVSESVAHSDSRENFRSKINGVTHVKSFRSPMDSKRSKGVTKSSQFIGKGKDVGIKYSQYHGQNITHSGRESAKVLTDDSKLQQLQQRICMLEGELTEAAAIEASIYSVIAEHGSSVNKVHAPARRLSRLYLHACEENSSLRIASAARSIISGLVLVAKACGNDVPRLTFWLSNSAVLRAILSQAFDNQTLSLSGGHPCEATTFQKGKNEKLSVLRWRDSYSSLGKKTGGVLHQNVDKWEDFNTFTSALLSIETWIFSRIVESIWWQILTPRMQSFASNDMNTISDTRDTRTSSSENIDQGNFSLELWKKALSDAYERICPVRAGRHECGCLQVISGLIMEQCLSRLDVAMLNAILRESADDIPTDPVSDPIADVKVLPIPSGKSSFGAGAQLRTAIGIWSRWLTDQYGLDVEDPAKDWNKQEDNDVAGRQDNDKSLKSFLLLQALSDLMMLPKDMLLSKSIRKEVCPRFSTTIIRRILNNFVSDEFCPDQIPKVVLEALESEDPTESGEDSIRNIPCRADAIVYLPLSAASVANILGDCGSRSHLTRTGSCVLRKSYTSDDELDELESATCINSFRLLSASTKPSWTISREDGSNNSNIRYQLLREVWKSMP from the exons ATGGTTATAGGAATCAAGGCACCAAACAGAAGAGGCCCCTCCGTTCAGCTTGAGTATCAAATTCATCTTCACGAGATCAGACCCTGGCCACCTTCTCAGTCGCTCAAGTCCCTTCGTTCTGCGGTTATACAATGGGAACACAATGATAAGTATTCGGGCACTACTAACCCTGCTGTTCCGGAGGGTGGACCTAATGTTGGTGATGGAAAAATTCAGTTTAATCATACATTTAGACTACCTGTGACACTTTTTAGGGATGGTCAGGCTTTTCATAAGAATTGTTTGGAGTTAAATTTGTTTGAACCGCGGAGGGATAGAACTGTGAAAGGACAATTGTTGGCAACTGCTATTATAGACTTGGCAGAGTATGTCTTTTTAAAAGAGGCTACAAGTATTACTGCTCCAATGAATTGCAATCGGGTTTTGAGTAATAAAGCACCTCCGGTGCTCTTCCTTAAGATTCAGCGGGTTCAGAGGAATCATGCCAAATCCTTAACTAGGGATGGACAGTTGAGAAATGCATCCCTGGATAGGAATGGATCTGTTTCTGCATTGATGAATGAAGAATATGCCGAAGAAGCTGAGATTTCCTCCTCTACAGATGACGATGTTTCATCTCACTCGTCTACAATGGTTCTTTCTTCAACTGTTCTGTCACAAGGGGATCCATCACCTGATAAGAAAGAG AATATTACGACGACACTAAAGGACGGCACTATAGATCTTAATGTTCATGTTTTGGCTTTAAGGGAGAGGCTTCGAGAAACAACTATTAAACCAGCGACCAAGCGGCATGACAGTCTGAAGGAGAGTAAATCTTTCTCATCATCAACAGATTTATCTTCTGATTCAGAGAGCAAAGAAAATATTCACTCTCCAAATTCGAACTCCCGTGAGCCAAGCTTTATGCTGATTGAGAACACAATTGGCACACGTAGTGTTCAGTCATTAATCTCATCTATTGCTTATGAAGAAAGAGATGACAAGGTGGTCATATATCGTAGCACAAATGAGAAAGACAATTTAGTTGAGCACAGTCTGGAGAACACTGAAATGGTTGCAGATTTTGATAATATCCAAAATGGTAATGCGTTGGATAAAAACTGTGAGAACCCGCAAGAAAGTGGGACCGAAAGGCTAATCTTGAATGAGAACCTGCAGCATTTTATAGTAGACGAACGATTAATTAGATCTCCACCAGATGATGCCAGAATGCAATCCGTATCAGAAAGTGTTGCCCATTCTGACAGTAGGGAAAATTTCAGATCAAAAATTAATGGAGTAACTCATGTAAAGTCTTTTAGGTCACCTATGGACTCAAAAAGAAGCAAGGGTGTTACCAAGAGTTCCCAGTTTATTGGGAAAGGGAAGGATGTTGGTATCAAATATTCTCAGTATCATGGACAAAATATTACCCACAGTGGAAGAGAAAGTGCTAAGGTTCTTACAGATGACAGCAAGCTACAGCAATTGCAACAGAGAATATGTATGCTTGAAGGGGAATTGACAGAAGCCGCGGCTATTGAAgccagtatctattctgtgattGCAGAACATGGAAGTTCTGTCAACAAGGTCCATGCTCCAGCTAGGCGACTTTCTAGGTTATACCTTCATGCCTGCGAGGAGAATTCTAGCTTAAGAATAGCAAGTGCTGCTAGAAGTATTATATCTGGACTAGTTCTGGTTGCAAAAGCATGCGGAAATGATGTTCCAAG GTTGACTTTCTGGTTGTCAAATTCTGCCGTACTAAGAGCAATACTGAGTCAAGCTTTCGATAATCAGACCCTGTCACTTTCCGGTGGACATCCATGTGAAGCAACTACTTTTCAGAAAGGTAAAAATGAGAAACTTTCGGTTCTGAGGTGGAGGGATTCATATTCAAGTTTGGGCAAAAAGACTGGCGGTGTTCTACATCAAAATGTTGATAAGTGGGAGGACTTTAACACCTTTACCTCTGCCTTGCTAAGTATTGAAACCTGGATATTCTCTCGAATTGTAGAATCAATCTGGTGGCAG ATTTTGACTCCACGTATGCAGTCTTTTGCTTCAAATGACATGAATACGATCTCGGACACTCGTGATACAAGAACATCCTCCTCAGAAAATATAGATCAAGGCAACTTCTCTTTGGAGCTCTGGAAAAAGGCTCTCAGTGATGCTTATGAAAGGATCTGTCCAGTTCGAGCTGGAAGACATGAGTGTGGCTGCTTGCAAGTGATTTCCGGACTG ATAATGGAACAATGTCTGTCTAGATTGGATGTGGCTATGCTCAATGCAATTTTACGTGAATCTGCTGATGACATTCCAACTGATCCTGTATCAGACCCTATTGCTGATGTAAAGGTTCTTCCTATTCCATCTGGAAAGTCGAGCTTCGGGGCTGGTGCACAACTAAGAACTGCG ATTGGGATCTGGTCTAGGTGGCTAACTGACCAATATGGTCTTGATGTTGAAGACCCCGCCAAAGATTGGAATAAACAAGAGGATAATGATGTAGCTGGAAGACAAGACAATGATAAATCCCTCAAGTCTTTTCTTCTCTTGCAGGCGCTGAGTGACCTCATGATGCTTCCAAAGGATATGCTCTTGAGCAAGTCAATCAGAAAAGAG GTATGTCCACGATTTTCTACAACTATAATAAGGCGGATCCTCAACAATTTTGTTTCAGACGAGTTTTGCCCAGATCAAATTCCAAAGGTTGTACTTGAAGCATTGGAATCAGAG GATCCCACCGAGTCTGGTGAAGATTCCATCCGAAACATTCCCTGCAGAGCAGATGCCATTGTTTATCTCCCGCTTTCTGCAGCTTCTGTTGCTAATATTCTAGGTGATTGTGGAAGTCGATCTCATTTGACGAGGACTGGATCGTGTGTTCTTCGAAAGTCATATACTAGTGATGACGAACTTGATGAATTGGAATCAGCCACATGCATTAACAGTTTCCGTCTTTTATCTGCTTCAACCAAACCTAGTTGGACGATATCAAGGGAAGATGGAAGTAATAATAGCAATATTAGGTATCAACTACTTCGAGAGGTATGGAAGAGTATGCCGTAG